In Anopheles gambiae chromosome 2, idAnoGambNW_F1_1, whole genome shotgun sequence, a single window of DNA contains:
- the LOC1273482 gene encoding single-stranded DNA-binding protein, mitochondrial, whose protein sequence is MISSTMLQFSKFLTRTGLHRAYCTDPTRIEKTVNTVTLLGRVGADPQRRGNDEHPVVMFSVATHSNYKYESGDWMQKTDWHRVVVFKPGLRDAVMSYLKKGQRTMVTGKITYGEITDQEGKQRGTTSIIADDVIFLQN, encoded by the exons ATGATTTCCTCGACC aTGCTACAGTTCAGCAAGTTCCTGACGCGAACGGGTCTACATCGTGCCTATTGTACAGATCCTACCCGTATCGAGAAGA CTGTAAACACTGTCACGCTGCTCGGGCGTGTTGGTGCGGATCCACAACGCCGCGGCAATGATGAGCATCCGGTCGTGATGTTCTCCGTAGCGACACACTCCAACTACAA ATACGAATCGGGCGACTGGATGCAGAAAACGGACTGGCACCGGGTGGTAGTTTTCAAGCCGGGTCTCCGAGATGCCGTGATGTCCTATCTGAAGAAGGGCCAGCGCACGATGGTCACCGGCAAGATAACTTACGGAGAGATAACCGACCAGGAAGGAAAACAACGAGGCACCACCAGCATCATTGCCGACGATGTGATCTTCCTTCAAAATTAA
- the LOC1273478 gene encoding 26S proteasome non-ATPase regulatory subunit 2: MSTAEKIEEPVVKSKGKEKEDEKTELSDEDKQLQDELNMLVERLQEADVELYRPSLEAMANLIRASTTSMTSVPKPLKFMRPHYEAMKEIHKKMTAKLKDVNTLKLCAEIISVLAMTMGTGKECLVYRLLSDNSTESLGEWGHEYVRHLSGEIAANWPESTDNLFKNRLIELIHQIIPYNMAHNAEAEACDLLMEIERLDLLENYVDESAYPRVCLYLQSCVPYVAEPENVSLLKCALNLSRKFNQHTQAMRLAMMINDTELIKEIFMSCGDSAVQKQLAFMLGRQQIFLELPEGMNDYDDLVEIMSNSHLNHHFLNLARELDIMEPKTPEDVYKSHLDNSRAPFGSQIDSARQNLAASFVNGFVNAGFGQDKLLMEDGNKWLYKNKEHGMLSATASLGLILLWDVDGGLTPIDKYLYSNEDYIKSGALLACGIVNCGVRNEVDPALALLSDYVLHQNTTMRIGAILGLGLAYAGSNRSVVLELIGSVFSSERRTGSNMEVMGIAALSLGMIAVGSCNSEVTEVLLQIIMDRSEADLKDTYARFLPLGLGLVYLGRQEAVEAVTAALEIVAEPFRSMATTMVEICAYAGTGNVLKIQQLLHLCSEHYEPSASSSEEPASKKSESKDTNNKEKEDKEKDLSGCQAVAVLGIALIAMGEEIGAEMAFRSFGNLLRYCEPCIRRAVPLALGLISVSNPKLNILDTLSKFSHDSDAEVAHNAIFAMGLVGAGTNNARLASMLRQLAQYHAKDPNNLFMVRIAQGLTHLGKGTFTISPYHSDRQLMSPVAVAGLMAALVSFLDVKNIILGKSHYLLYTLTTAMQPRMLITFTEDLNSCPVPVRVGMAVDVVGQAGKPKTITGFQTHTTPVLLAMGERAELATEEYISLTPIMEGFCILRKNPNYVP; encoded by the exons ATGTCTACAGCGGAGAAAATTGAAGAGCCCGTTGTGAAAAGCAAGGGCAAGGAGAAGGAAGACGAAAAGACTGAGCTG TCGGACGAAGATAAGCAGCTGCAGGATGAGCTGAACATGCTGGTGGAGCGTCTGCAGGAAGCCGACGTGGAGCTGTACCGCCCGTCGCTGGAAGCGATGGCAAACTTGATCCGGGCGTCCACCACCTCCATGACGTCCGTGCCGAAGCCGCTCAAGTTTATGCGTCCGCACTACGAAGCGATGAAGGAGATCCATAAGAAGATGACGGCCAAGCTGAAGGACGTCAACACGCTGAAGCTGTGCGCGGAAATCATCTCTGTGCTGGCGATGACGATGGGCACCGGCAAGGAGTGCCTGGTGTACCGGTTGCTGAGCGACAACAGCACCGAGAGCCTCGGTGAGTGGGGTCACGAGTATGTGCGACACCTGTCCGGCGAGATAGCCGCCAACTGGCCGGAATCGACGGACAATCTGTTCAAAAACCGGCTCATCGAGCTGATCCATCAGATCATCCCGTACAACATGGCGCATAACGCGGAGGCGGAAGCGTGCGATCTGTTGATGGAGATCGAACGGCTCGACCTGCTGGAGAACTACGTGGACGAGAGTGCGTACCCGCGGGTCTGTCTGTATCTGCAGAGCTGCGTGCCGTACGTGGCCGAGCCGGAGAACGTGAGCCTGCTCAAGTGTGCGCTGAATCTGTCGCGCAAGTTCAACCAGCACACGCAGGCGATGCGGCTGGCCATGATGATCAACGATACGGAGCTGATCAAGGAAATCTTTATGTCGTGCGGCGACAGTGCGGTACAGAAGCAGCTGGCGTTCATGCTCGGCCGGCAGCAGATTTTCCTCGAGCTGCCGGAGGGAATGAACGACTACGACGATCTGGTCGAGATCATGTCCAATTCCCATCTAAACCACCATTTCCTCAATCTGGCCCGCGAGCTGGACATTATGGAGCCCAAGACGCCCGAAGACGTGTACAAGTCGCACTTGGACAACTCGCGCGCCCCGTTCGGTTCGCAGATCGATTCGGCCCGCCAGAACCTGGCCGCCAGCTTCGTGAACGGGTTCGTGAATGCCGGCTTCGGGCAGGACAAGCTGCTGATGGAGGACGGCAACAAGTGGCTGTACAAGAACAAAGAGCACGGTATGCTGAGTGCGACCGCTTCGCTCGGACTGATACTGCTGTGGGATGTGGACGGTGGTCTGACCCCGATTGACAAGTATTTGTACTCGAACGAGGATTACATCAAGTCGGGCGCACTGCTGGCCTGCGGTATCGTAAACTGTGGCGTACGCAATGAGGTCGATCCTGCGCTGGCCCTGCTGTCGGACTACGTGCTGCATCAGAACACGACGATGCGCATCGGCGCCATCCTTGGGCTGGGTTTGGCGTACGCTGGCTCGAACCGGTCGGTGGTGCTGGAGCTGATTGGCTCGGTGTTCAGCTCGGAGCGTCGCACAGGCTCAAACATGGAGGTGATGGGCATTGCGGCCCTCTCGCTCGGTATGATTGCTGTCGGCTCGTGCAACAGCGAGGTGACGGAGGTGCTCCTGCAGATCATTATGGATCGCAGCGAGGCCGATCTGAAGGACACCTACGCTCGCTTCCTGCCGCTCGGTCTTGGACTGGTGTACCTTGGCCGGCAGGAGGCGGTCGAAGCGGTTACGGCTGCGCTCGAGATAGTGGCCGAACCGTTCCGCTCGATGGCCACCACCATGGTGGAAATCTGCGCATACGCCGGCACGGGCAATGTGCTGAAAATCCAGCAACTACTCCATCTCTGCTCGGAGCATTACGAACCGTCGGCTTCGTCGAGCGAGGAACCGGCGTCCAAGAAGTCCGAATCGAAGGACACCAACAACAAGGAAAAGGAGGACAAGGAAAAGGATCTCTCTGGATGCCAGGCGGTGGCCGTGCTCGGTATTGCGCTGATTGCGATGGGCGAGGAGATCGGTGCCGAAATGGCATTCCGCTCGTTCGGAAATCTGCTGCGCTACTGTGAGCCGTGCATACGCCGAGCGGTCCCGCTAGCTCTTGGGTTGATTTCCGTCTCGAACCCGAAGCTGAACATACTGGACACGCTGAGCAAATTTTCGCACGACAGCGACGCCGAGGTAGCGCACAATGCCATCTTTGCGATGGGTTTGGTCGGAGCGGGAACGAACAACGCGCGTTTGGCGTCGATGCTGCGCCAGCTGGCGCAGTATCACGCCAAGGACCCGAACAACCTGTTCATGGTGCGCATCGCCCAGGGTTTGACCCATCTGGGCAAGGGTACGTTCACGATCAGCCCGTACCACAGCGATCGGCAGCTGATGAGCCCGGTTGCTGTTGCCGGCCTGATGGCGGCACTTGTCTCGTTCCTGGACGTGAAGAACA ttATTCTTGGCAAATCGCACTACTTGCTGTACACCCTAACGACCGCCATGCAACCGCGCATGCTAATTACATTCACCGAAGACTTGAACTCATGCCCCGTCCCAGTCCGTGTCGGAATG GCCGTAGACGTCGTCGGACAGGCGGGTAAGCCCAAAACCATTACCGGCTTCCAGACACACACCACTCCGGTACTTCTGGCCATGGGCGAACGTGCCGAACTGGCGACCGAGGAGTACATCTCCTTGACACCGATCATGGAAGGGTTCTGCATTTTGCGAAAAAATCCCAACTATGTCCCGTAA
- the LOC1273481 gene encoding uncharacterized protein LOC1273481, translating into MASNSNFNTVALKSTACALNANSIVTKSAHDPVNCTDEMVETGTKRKADMSLAKQEIGAKRFALGNLTNAETTGTASTIGSVLKSKMTNFLSKPMMSSNKLIGDVAKPTWKPNEQHFKKNKPPKIHGVPRIMTRAAMRKQQAVDVNQKTQQDRPISVMKGKENVPSSSDTVSGNVAGVSALAQSRKAEELVAKPKPLATVVTNRASWKNVLRARSTTVATGAEIATNDSASNGEQKKSQQAANACLAKHAEVVVKPKRGRMSSEFEASDNSLYVTAVDNFEDGSAASAGTGPDCVDPLGPDCVDPLGPEIAPRNEPAPPAAKPLAARADVKPKQRGRGSSEFEDSGTLYMTAVDNLDDGATISNKGKAVAAAGRVATTGASLAAPDKKTKARVEDENGPWKMLITENVALTRAATAEIGVPRKQPPASVEDYDLCYWNDIYQVSEYAQDIFDYLQEREPAYDIPDYMVRQKHLTKRMRALLVDWMIEIQETFELNHETLYLAVKILDTYLSRVTIGHEVLQLVGIAGMLIASKYDERLPPTVDDFVYFCDGAYDRNDLLKMERTVFRTIEFDLGFPLSYRFLRRYARVNRIPMMTLTLARYILETGLMDYNTVLVRDSKLACGALFIARRMLDQPGWNETLEYYSSYKVEQFTDAIVLLNNGMSSRQYSFDTVHKKYSHELFFEVAKRPVITSMEKLFATSSVMYKAAPTALPVAADATTKENVAPIPAAVSNK; encoded by the exons ATGGCTTCGAACAGCAATTTTAACACCGTCGCCCTAAAATCGACAGCGTGCGCTCTGAACGCCAACAGCATCGTAACCAAAAGTGCACACGATCCAGTAAATTGTACAGACGAAATGGTGGAAACGGGCACCAAGCGCAAAGCAGACATGAGCCTAGCGAAGCAGGAAATCGGCGCCAAACGGTTCGCGCTGGGCAATCTGACCAATGCCGAAACCACGGGCACCGCGTCGACCATCGGATCGGTCCTGAAGAGCAAGATGACCAACTTTCTGAGCAAGCCGATGATGTCGTCGAACAAATTGATCGGGGACGTCGCCAAACCAACATGGAAG CCAAACGAGCAACATttcaagaaaaacaaaccaccgaAGATCCATGGCGTCCCCAGGATCATGACGCGCGCCGCTATGCGTAAACAGCAAGCCGTCGATGTGAATCAAAAGACACAACAAGACAGACCCATCTCGGTCATGAAGGGCAAAGAGAATGTACCGTCGTCGTCAGACACCGTCTCCGGAAACGTTGCGGGTGTGTCAG CTCTCGCTCAAAGCCGCAAAGCGGAAGAGTTGGTTGCTAAACCGAAACCCCTTGCGACTGTTGTCACAAATCGTGCATCATGGAAAAATGTATTAAGAGCGCGCTCGACAACAGTAGCGACCGGGGCTGAAATCGCCACAAACGACTCTGCAAGCAATGGTGAGCAGAAAAAGTCGCAGCAGGCCGCAAATGCCTGCCTGGCCAAGCATGCTGAAGTGGTGGTGAAGCCGAAGCGTGGCCGAATGTCGAGCGAGTTCGAGGCAAGCGACAACTCGCTGTACGTAACAGCGGTTGATAATTTTGAGGACGGTTCAGCAGCCTCCGCCGGTACTGGGCCGGATTGTGTAGACCCGCTTGGGCCGGACTGTGTGGATCCACTTGGGCCGGAGATTGCACCACGCAACGAACCGGCACCACCGGCGGCAAAACCACTCGCTGCCCGAGCTGATGTAAAGCCTAAGCAGCGCGGCCGCGGGTCGAGCGAGTTCGAAGACAGTGGTACGCTGTACATGACGGCGGTAGACAATTTGGATGATGGCGCGACCATCTCGAACAAAGGAAAGGCCGTTGCGGCCGCTGGTCGTGTGGCGACGACCGGTGCTTCCCTTGCCGCACCGGACAAGAAGACGAAGGCTCGGGTGGAAGATGAGAATGGTCCGTGGAAAATGCTAATCACCGAAAACGTTGCCCTAACCCGGGCCGCCACTGCCGAGATCGGTGTGCCGCGCAAACAGCCGCCGGCAAGTGTCGAGGACTACGATCTTTGCTACTGGAACGATATCTACCAGGTGTCGGAGTACGCACAGGACATATTTGACTACCTGCAGGAGCGGGAGCCCGCGTACGACATTCCGGACTACATGGTGCGCCAGAAGCACTTGACGAAGCGGATGCGTGCCCTGCTGGTCGACTGGATGATTGAGATACAGGAGACGTTCGAGCTGAACCATGAAACGCTCTATCTGGCCGTTAAAATACTCGACACCTACCTGTCCCGTGTGACGATCGGCCACGAAGTCTTGCAGCTCGTGGGAATCGCGGGCATGCTGATCGCCTCGAAGTACGACGAACGTTTGCCCCCGACGGTCGATGACTTTGTTTACTTCTGCGACGGTGCGTACGATCGTAACGATTTGCTCAAGATGGAGCGCACCGTGTTCCGTACCATCGAATTTGATCTCGGCTTTCCACTGTCCTACCGTTTCCTGCGCCGGTACGCTCGCGTCAACCGCATTCCGATGATGACGCTCACGCTGGCCCGCTACATTCTCGAGACGGGGCTGATGGATTACAACACGGTGCTGGTGCGCGATTCCAAGCTTGCCTGCGGTGCGCTCTTCATCGCTCGCCGTATGCTGGACCAGCCGGGATGGAACGAAACACTGGAATACTACTCAA GTTACAAGGTGGAGCAATTTACGGATGCGATCGTGCTGCTAAACAACGGCATGAGCTCGAGGCAATATTCGTTCGACACGGTGCACAAGAAATACTCGCACGAGCTGTTCTTCGAGGTGGCCAAACGCCCCGTCATCACCAGTATGGAGAAATTGTTCGCCACCTCAAGCGTAATGTACAAAGCGGCTCCCACCGCCTTACCAGTTGCAGCCGACGCAACGACCAAAGAAAATGTCGCCCCCATTCCGGCCGCCGTCAGTAACAAATGA
- the LOC1273483 gene encoding claspin: MEYDSDSELHATDTLRCESDSEEDDQRKQNSKLPVEKYDEHGESASKDSEMLETVKESAITDVPKNGSSDEEDQIGHRTVSTGRKSKVSNIIDSESDEEQATPEIADKEATPHSDNKVHLNRLQSLLDSDSSEQEVAPQEKKVKPQTKRKLKKSANELGTLASSDSEGESEVKIKANVKEKRKRKKDTKIEGSPTAVRSARDILASLNLFFDDDDLEGTAQVAAKSKYSPSAFAEKTAYSSSEEESAEGLIRSARSARKMTAKQAMEDKQIIQSESQRMAREKYIDVPYHRTKVFSFEEFRARKTICKPDPARDCKESAATANKSIRMNAAQLEEFARKLAERELESQNFFKSESDSAEEAEPEKEVATDGKPDERQENVTMHDSHDKNDQEHVEPNDEDPPSTTVAPANDQSITSENGTLATETDKPMSEEQMDPIDEIVNRTSDNMEQMMASFSSGAEKSSVPETEPVQINYDLFSNESPAGPSLTSKKASLLANLKLPPCPRLSGSSDMLIDLDSGSLQPKEPSGVDILFQRLAKCSGSAQKPTTPTAKAVSILSTEHGVVKLDTVTLFSSEERPLVHKEPIPGAAYHKLKQVLKEKIDNNRREYIRKREAEFAKKMDLEKAEQGDAAMDEEEEEIELLDEDEEEEDEVDQEEADEEGTKANADGPQIGTLLDDQALDDDMSEADESSSSDEDEEDDQETAGGSKKAGRIIKAFEDSDDELQPANGEPKKPLENATNATTSFTLSSEGLSLVSESATNNEQNDESLTLLWKNDEEQPDQREEDEEEDDLMALCSGQFATQLPTQKQASFSQGDDHDGAIVSQANPKPLYTQNQEPFGDSQLMELCSGRFETQANDEDPTSGDTGKQDSAPDADQQPTDHSDICVGGRLRLDSSDEETERVESEPKRKVKKQRRKQINISDDEDDVTEPDKTATDVEKAADATSDAGDQEEEGEEPDEEAEGDEDGERYVDYDSEENEVEVRLTKKEKELMSAKFLENEAELSESEWGSADEDEKDLDRYDVEVADEEQYDQEKLQQELEKIHNRQMLDQDDREVEQLKEFFLEDEEKDGVGRVRQFRWKNVEKTFSLDYDKNGQQEGEGDGEGGGNGSDEETELNWRKMRHERNLLLKEKNIDLSTIDLTATTMLNPADTTAVAGDEQENVLQAGGKKRITIIKKGSSTSSAAAIKDDNPFLISNSSILQGHKASFLSRDKETLEKLANLIPESEGATSSLITAKARNFVFATLSPAVEKSSKRSLDQEGVEMNSNSKKAKTVEKQFGSKKKLLLEPSK, from the exons ATGGAatacgattccgactccgagtTGCACGCAACCGATACATTGCGTTGCGAAAGTGATTCAGAAGAAGATGATCAACGCAAACAGAACAGCAAATTGCCGGTGGAAAAATATGACGAACACGGGGAAAGCGCTAGCAAAGATTCGGAAATGTTGGAAACGGTTAAAGAAAGTGCGATAACTGATGTACCGAAGAATGGTTCATCCGATGAGGAGGATCAAATAGGACATCGTACCGTTAGCACTGGCCGCAAATCGAAGGTTTCTAACATCATTGATAGTGAATCGGACGAAGAACAAGCAACGCCGGAAATCGCGGACAAGGAGGCGACACCGCACTCTGATAATAAGGTACACCTAAATCGCCTGCAGTCCTTGCTTGATTCCGATTCAAGTGAGCAGGAAGTTGCTCCACaggaaaagaaagtaaaacccCAAACGAAACGGAAGTTGAAAAAATCTGCCAATGAACTGGGAACACTTGCATCATCGGACTCTGAGGGCGAAAGTGAAGTTAAAATTAAGGCAAAtgtgaaagaaaaacgaaaacgtaAAAAAGACACGAAAATCGAGGGATCACCCACCGCAGTTCGCTCTGCTCGGGATATTCTCGCGAGC CTTAACTTATTTTTCGACGATGATGACCTAGAAGGTACAGCACAGGTTGCTGCGAAGTCAAAATATTCACCATCGGCCTTTGCTGAAAAAACGGCCTACTCTTCTTCGGAGGAAGAATCTGCCGAGGGTTTGATAAGAAGCGCAAGATCGGCACGAAAG ATGACGGCTAAACAGGCGATGGAGGACAAGCAGATCATACAAAGTGAGTCACAGCGGATGGCCCGGGAAAAGTACATCGATGTGCCGTACCACCGTACGAAGGTGTTTTCCTTCGAAGAGTTTCGCGCTAGGAAAACGATCTGCAAGCCTGATCCGGCGCGCGATTGTAAAGAGAGTGCCGCCACGGCAAACAAATCGATCCGGATGAACGCAGCACAGCTGGAAGAGTTTGCCCGAAAGCTTGCAGAGCGAGAGTTGGaatcgcaaaacttttttaaaTCCGAAAGTGACTCGGCGGAAGAAGCCGAACCGGAAAAGGAAGTTGCAACAGACGGCAAGCCCGACGAACGGCAGGAGAATGTCACAATGCATGATTCGCATGATAAAAACGACCAGGAACACGTGGAACCGAACGATGAAGATCCACCTTCTACTACCGTTGCACCAGCAAACGATCAATCGATCACGTCTGAGAATGGCACGCTTGCAACAGAAACAGATAAACCCATGAGTGAAGAGCAAATGGATCCCATCGATGAAATAGTAAATCGAACGTCCGATAATATGGAGCAGATGATGGCTTCGTTCAGTAGCGGGGCGGAAAAGTCTTCCGTACCGGAAACAGAACCAGTTCAGATTAATTATGATCTGTTTTCGAATGAATCACCTGCCGGCCCATCGTTGACGAGCAAAAAGGCATCGCTACTGGCCAACCTCAAGCTTCCACCGTGCCCAAGGCTTAGTGGTAGTTCCGACATGCTGATCGATCTGGACAGTGGTTCACTGCAACCGAAGGAACCATCCGGGGTTGACATACTCTTCCAGCGGCTGGCAAAGTGTAGCGGCAGTGCGCAAAAGCCGACCACGCCAACGGCCAAAGCCGTCAGCATCTTGAGCACAGAGCATGGTGTGGTAAAGCTGGACACGGTAACActgttttcgtccgaggagcGCCCATTGGTGCACAAGGAACCCATCCCTGGAGCGGCGTATCATAAGCTGAAACAAGTTTTGAAAGAGAAAATAGACAACAACCGCCGAGAGTATATCCGCAAGAGGGAAGCAGAATTTGCTAAAAAGATGGACCTCGAAAAGGCAGAACAGGGCGATGCCGCCATGgacgaagaggaagaggaaattGAACTGCTggatgaggatgaggaggaggaggacgaggtgGACCAGGAAGAAGCAGATGAGGAAGGTACAAAGGCTAATGCGGATGGTCCGCAGATCGGGACACTGTTGGATGATCAAGCGCTGGACGACGACATGTCTGAGGCCGATGAAAGCTCGAGTTCTGACGAGGACGAAGAAGATGACCAGGAGACGGCAGGGGGCAGTAAAAAAGCGGGAAGAATTATAAAAGCATTTGAAGATTCGGATGATGAATTGCAGCCCGCTAACGGGGAACCCAAGAAGCCGCTTGAGAATGCAACAAATGCAACAACGTCTTTCACACTTTCCTCTGAGG GTCTCTCTTTAGTTTCTGAATCTGCCACCAATAACGAGCAGAATGATGAAAGCTTAACACTGCTTTGGAAGAACGACGAAGAGCAGCCCGATCAGCGGGAAGAGGACGAAGAGGAGGATGACTTGATGGCGCTCTGTTCGGGACAATTTGCAACACAGCTGCCAACGCAGAAACAAGCTTCATTTTCACAGGGCGACGATCATGATGGTGCTATCGTAAGCCAGGCAAATCCGAAACCACTGTACACACAGAATCAGGAACCGTTTGGGGACTCTCAACTGATGGAGCTCTGCTCGGGACGATTCGAAACACAGGCGAATGATGAAGATCCTACCTCAGGTGACACAGGGAAACAGGATTCTGCTCCCGACGCCGACCAACAACCAACTGATCACAGTGACATCTGTGTCGGTGGACGTCTTCGGCTAGATTCGTCAGATGAAGAAACGGAACGCGTTGAAAGTGAACCTAAACGTAAAGTGaaaaagcaaagaagaaaGCAAATTAACATCtccgatgatgaagatgatgtgACAGAACCCGATAAAACCGCCACGGACGTTGAGAAAGCGGCCGATGCAACTTCCGACGCTGGCGatcaggaggaggagggggaggaaCCCGACGAGGAAGCCGAAGGCGACGAAGATGGTGAACGGTACGTGGATTACGATTCGGAGGAAAATGAGGTGGAAGTTCGACTGAccaagaaggaaaaggaactGATGAGTGCCAAGTTCCTGGAGAACGAAGCCGAACTGTCGGAATCGGAATGGGGCAGTGCGGATGAGGATGAGAAAGATTTGGACCGGTACGATGTGGAGGTAGCTGACGAGGAACAGTACGATCAGGAAAAATTGCAGCAGGAGCTCGAAAAAATCCACAATCGTCAAATGCTGGATCAGGACGATCGGGAGGTGGAGCAGCTGAAAGAATTCTTCCTCGAGGACGAAGAAAAAGATGGCGTTGGACGGGTGCGGCAGTTCCGGTGGAAGAATGTGGAGAAAACGTTCAGCCTGGATTACGATAAAAACGGCCAGCAGGAGGGCGAGGGGGACGgcgagggcggtggcaacggaAGCGATGAGGAGACGGAGCTAAACTGGCGCAAGATGCGTCACGAGCGCAATTTGTTGCTGAAGGAGAAAAACATCGATCTCAGCACGATCGATCTGACCGCCACGACGATGCTGAATCCGGCCGACACTACTGCCGTCGCCGGCGACGAGCAGGAAAACGTGCTTCAAGCGGGTGGAAAGAAACGGATCACAATCATAAAGAAGGGCAGCAGCACCTCATCTGCAGCGGCGATTAAGGACGATAATCCGTTCCTGATCTCTAATTCCTCCATTTTGCAG GGCCACAAAGCATCGTTTCTGTCCCGCGATAAGGAAACGCTGGAGAAGCTGGCGAATTTAATACCGGAATCCGAAGGCGCGACCAGTTCGCTCATAACGGCAAAGGCACGAAACTTCGTGTTCGCTACCCTAAGTCCTGCGGTCGAAAAG TCTTCCAAGCGATCCCTCGATCAAGAAGGCGTTGAGATGAATTCCAACTCGAAGAAGGCAAAGACTGTGGAGAAACAGTTTGGATCGAAGAAGAAACTATTACTGGAACCTTCAAAATAA
- the LOC1273479 gene encoding DNA-binding protein SMUBP-2: MSQQKPSTKSTTRVTDAEETTGLVLNTDPKVVTKAAELLQPIRTEVVDKNLDKVLEAVKTVDLTCDFKGCKQKTNLVGTDCSFCKDRFCFKHSLPEIHGCGEAVKRKERELFLHPMTGKAKAEQYEKQKAQVRLTQKLKQMSLERKQKPSSGGSSKTGGSTASSTRGGASSSRGRKRTNNP; the protein is encoded by the coding sequence ATGAGCCAACAGAAACCATCGACAAAATCAACGACCAGGGTCACCGATGCTGAAGAAACCACCGGCCTGGTTTTAAACACGGATCCAAAAGTTGTCACCAAAGCGGCCGAATTGCTTCAACCGATCCGTACGGAAGTGGTGGACAAGAACCTCGACAAGGTGCTGGAGGCGGTGAAGACCGTGGACCTGACGTGCGATTTTAAGGGCTGCAAGCAGAAGACGAACCTCGTCGGGACGGACTGCTCTTTCTGCAAGGATCGGTTCTGCTTCAAGCACAGTCTGCCGGAGATTCATGGCTGCGGCGAGGCGGTCAAACGCAAGGAGCGGGAACTGTTTCTGCACCCCATGACCGGCAAAGCGAAAGCGGAACAGTACGAGAAGCAGAAGGCGCAGGTGCGGCTAACCCAGAAGCTGAAGCAAATGTCACTGGAGCGGAAGCAGAAACCATCGTCCGGGGGGAGCAGCAAAACGGGCGGAAGTACTGCCAGCTCCACCAGGGGTGGCGCTTCCTCTAGCAGAGGGCGGAAGCGAACCAACAACCCATGA